Genomic DNA from Prevotella intermedia ATCC 25611 = DSM 20706:
ACATATAATAATGACGTGATTTCCTGAAATTCATCAGATATGAACTGCATCAAATTCATTGCACGTTCTTCATCGCCATCTTCATCATAATGGAACTGAACGAGTACCAACCATTCGCCAGTATTCGAGTTTCGCATCATAATGTCGCGCAACAAGCCGTGCTGCTCTCTGATGTCAAAGAAGGTAAGGTTATGCTCCAAAGCATAATTATAAATAGCATTTCTCACCTTATTGCAATAGTCGTCCATCAACACACATTTCTCGATAGGATAAATCTTATCGAATGCTCCCGTTATATGGAAGCCTATTGCACCTTGCGCCAAGCCTACGCCTTCGGGCAATGCTTCTAATTCTTCCTTGGTATACCAACGCTTGTTAGAACAAGCAAATTCTAGTTTATTACGATATTCTTCTGTTTTCTCAGAACCTAAAATGGGCAAAATTTCGGGTAGTTCTACCTTGCCGATTCGTGTCAGTTGGTCGATAACTTGCTGTTGCTTGGCAGTCAACTGCTCTTTATAAGGAAGATTTTGCCACTTGCAACCTCCGCAAATACCAAAGTGTTCGCATTTAGGGGCAATACGAATGGGACTGGGTTGTACCATTCTCACCACCGTAGCTTCGCAATAGCTATGACGTTTCTTGCGCACTTGCAAGTCTACAACATCGCCTGGCACTACAAATGGAACGAACACAACCATATCGTTTACATGTGCAACACACTTTCCTTCTGCTGCAACAGCTTCTATTTCAACCTTTTCTAATATAGGTAACGGTTTCCTTTTCCTACTCATTTTCTTATATTTGCTGCAAAGTTAGTTATTTTTTTTGGTTTGCATAGCAGCCTTGTGCTAAAACTGCTAATACAACTCTGCTATTCCAAACAACATTACTTATCAATTAAAACGAAGTTGTAAAAACCTCTAAAAGCACTATACATATTTATATATAACAAGCTTTTATGGTTGTTTTCAATAGAGTTTAATGATAAAAAGTTAAGAATTGTTTTTGTTTTCTATTAAATATTATTATCTTTGCTGCGTAAGACAGTAAACTCAGTAGAATATTTAAAAGAGATTTATGAAAAAGTTTTTCATAGTGGCAGCTATGGCATTAACAATTTCTAATGCATCTGCACAAACGGCGAAGTGGGTAAACAATGTTAAGCTATCGGGGTTTGGCATTGCACAGTATCAATTCACAGATCAAGAAAACGCAAAGGCAAATTCGTTTAATTTACGTTTAGGTCGTGTTATACTCGATGGTAAATTCTTTGACGATTGGGCTTGGAAAGCACAAATTCAAATCAATGGAAACACATCTACTTTAGGTTCATCACCACGTGTTCTTGATTTGTTCACAGAATGGCAAAAATACACTTTTTTTCGTGTGAAAATCGGTCAATTCAAAAATCCATTTACTTTTGAAAATCCAATATCTCCTACCAAACAAGGTTTTATGGGTTATTCACAAGTAATTAATAAATTATCGGGGTTTGCTGACCGAGCAGGAGGGCACGCCTCTAACGGACGCGATATAGGTGTACAGATTCAAGGCGATTTCTTGAAAAACTCTGCTGGCAGAAACTTGCTGCACTATCAGGTTGGTGTGTTTAACGGACAAGGCATCAATATGAAAGATGTAGACGAACAGAAAAATATCATCGGCGGTGTTTGGGTTATGCCAATAGAAGGTATGCGTATTGGTTGGTTCGGCTGGACAGGTTCGTATGCTCGTAAAGGTACATGGGTTGACGAAAACGGCATAACACAAAATGGCGTTCGTAAATTGCAACAACGTCGCTATGCCATTTCTGCAGAATACGTGGCAAACGATTGGACTTTCCGTTCAGAGTATATACACAGCACAGGTGAAGCATTTGCAAAATCGCTTGTAAACACAAACGATGCCGCTGCAAAAGATTGTACTCTCAGTAGCAATGGTAACAAGGCGCAAGGTGTTTATGCTCTTGTTATAGCACCTATCGTAAAGAAAAAGCTTTATGCTAAAGCACGTTACGATATGTACCAACCTTCAAAGGGAGCAGAGAAACAACGCACTTTGTGTGAAGTTGGTTTGAACTACGAATTTAATCAGAATGTGCAACTTTCAAGCGAATACGCTCACGTTCACGACCGTAGTTTGGCTAAACCAGACTATTCTTTGGTAGACGTACAGTTGATATTTAAGTTTTAAATAGATTCATAAAAAACAACATACACGAAGAAAACATTGTTTCTTAGATGTTTTCTTCGTGTATGTTGTTTATCTGCAAACAGTGAGAAAAATTCTATTACACACTATCATTTATTTCTAACCTGTGGTGTGAACCATCAAACGTAATCTGCATAACCTTGTTTTGTGCCTTTATTTCATCATAGAGCGATAAAGCCACGTGCCCCATTGTACGACGAAGATTTACTTCTACAAGGGGATGAATGGAATAACATACAGTTATAGAGTCAGATGAATATTTACTTTCAACTATCATCATATCAACACCTAAAGGCCCTTTATACTTCCCTTTGACATTCTGTTCCAACAAGCTTGTCAAGCTTTCCCTTATCGTATCTAATACTTCTATATTAATAAACTGCCCCAATAGGCTCCGCTTTTTGTCCTCATTGGCAATAATACTTCCAGTATAGGCACCGTGTAAAGATAAAAAAACCGATAGACCGCAATACTTCACGCAGCCTTCTTCCACATAGAATTCCATCGCAAAGTCCTTCACCTTATTATAATAAGGCTCTAAAATAATGCCTTGTTGTTGTGCTATAACATTTTTTGCCCAATTCAAATGGACTGTGGAAATTTCTTCATCAGTAAACCGAAGCCCTCTCCCACTGCCACTCCAAGGTGCCTTAATGACAGCCTTTCCTATATCTTTTGCCTTCGCACGTAATTCGTCAAGATTATCAAAATAATACGATTTGCCCACAATAGCATTTGCAGGTAACAATGCTTTCAAAGCAGAGAGCAAACCAACAGCAAACTTCCTATTACTTAAATCGGCTATTTTAGCCAACTGTTCGTCAGAGGGTAAAAGTCTTTGTGGTATTCCTACCCGCCGTAATTGCTCTTTGAGCATACAGTTCCAGCCCCACGGTGAAATAATTTCTATCTTGTCAGAAATACTTTCCAAAGTACTTGCATCAACAAAATGCACTTCTTTCTTTTTCAATCGAAGTTTTTCAATTGAGACACGTGCTTCTGTAATATCATTTACCAATACAGTATCACCTTCCTTTGCCCATATATAGGGCAAGAAAGCCAAATCATTACGTATTTTCAATGCAGCATGCGACGGAGTGTAGTTAGGACTATTCTGCGCTAACGACATATCGTGTTCAGGGTTGAATATATGAAGTGTCATTATGTTTTTACTATATCGTATTGCAAAGGTACAGCAAATATACAAGAAGACAAAATATAAATAACAGTAAAAAACACGTTTTTGCAATCTATAGTTTGCAAATTCGAGAAATAAATACTATCTTTGCACGTGAGAAATGCTATTATGCGCATATATGAAGAAAGTGTGTTTTGCCATTAGCATTATCTTAGTATGAAATAATTTAGCAAATAAAGATGGACGCATTTTTCCGTACTCACGCCTACTTAGTGGAGCATAACCATGCACCAGTGCGCCGTATGCTTATGGACGAAATAGATTGGAACGACCGAATGATAGGCATTAAAGGTACACGTGGTGTAGGAAAAACGACCTTCCTTCTTCAATATGCGAAAGAAAGATTTGGTGCTAACGACCGCCAGTGTCTTTATATAAATATGAACAACTTTTATTTTCAGGAAAGAGGAATTGCCGACTTTGCTGGAGATTTTTATAGAGGTGGCGGAAAGGTTCTACTCATCGACCAAGTTTTCAAGCAACCCAACTGGAGCGGCGAGTTGCGTAAATGCTACGACAACTATCCTGAATTAAAGATTGTCTTTACAGGGTCGAGCGTCATGCGCCTTAAAGAAGAAAACCCAGAGCTAAATGGTATTGTCAAGAGTTACAATCTACGGGGATTCTCGTTTAGGGAGTTCTTGAATTATATGTCAGGACATAATTTCCCTACCTACTCGCTTGACGATATTATAAAGAACCACGAACAAATCGCAATGCAAATTTTGCCAAAGGTCAGTCCGCTAAAATATTTTCAAGATTATATTCATCATGGTTATTATCCTTTCTTTTTGGAAAACAGAAATTATTCCGAAAACTTGCTGAAGACAATGAACATGATGACCGAGGTAGATATTTTGCTTATTAAACAAATAGAGTTGAAGTATCTTACAAAAATTAAGACACTTTTCTATCTGCTTGCTTTAGAAGGTCCAAAGTCACCTAATATAAGCAATTTGGCAAAAGAGATAAACACAAGTCGTGCAACTGTTATGAACTATATTAAGTATCTGTCAGATTCACGCTTGATAAACATTATCTATCCTGTTGGACAAGAATTTCCTAAAAAGCCAGCAAAGGTGATAATGAACAATTCCAACCTTATTTACGCAATATATCCAATACACGTAGAACAGCAAGATGTAATGGAAACATTCTTTGTCAACGCTCTGCTGTCTGGACATTTGGTGAACGAAGGAAGCAAACAAGGAAATTATATAATAGACGAAAATAAGAGATTCAGGATTTGCGATGCGGAGAATACGAAGATGCGTTTAAACAACGAAACCATTTACGCTCGCTATAATACAGAAGTTGGGAAAGATAATAAAATCCCACTTTGGCTATTTGGATTTCTATATTGATACTAAGACTAAAGCGCAAACACAAAATAAAACTACAAGTATAAATACAAAAAAGAGGAATTTAATAATAAACAGGCCTATACAAAACAGACCAAAAACATTATAGAAACATTTAATAAATAAAGACAATGGCGAAAGAAAAAAAGTACATTACCTGTGATGGTAATGAAGCCGCAGCTCATGTGAGCTACATGTTTTCAGAGGTAGCAGCTATCTACCCTATTACTCCGTCTTCTCCAATGGCGGAGCATGTTGATACATGGTCAGCAAAAGGACGTAAGAATCTTTTCGGTCAGACTGTAACAGTTCAGGAAATGCAATCAGAAGGTGGTGCTGCAGGTGCTATGCACGGCTCACTCCAAGCTGGTGCGCTTACAACAACATTCACCGCTTCACAAGGTTTGTTGTTGATGATTCCTAATATGTATAAGATTGCAGGTGAAATGCTTCCTTGCGTGTTCGACGTTTCAGCTCGTACAATCGCGACACACTCATTGTGTATCTTCGGCGACCACTCAGACGTTATGGCTTGTCGTCAGACAGGTTTTGCAATGTTCTGCTCTGGTTCAGTGCAAGAAGTAATGGACCTTACAGCAGTTCCACATCTTGCTTCATTGAAGACAAGCATACCATTTGTAAACTTCTTCGACGGTTTCCGTACATCTCATGAATATCAGAAGATTGAGATGATTGACCAAGACGAAGTTGCTAAACTGCTCGACCCAGAAGATGTAAAACGTTTCCGCGACCGTGCACTCTCTCCAGAACGCCCTGTAACTCGTGGTACTGCTGAGAACCCAGAAACATTCTTCACACACCGCGAGGCTTGCAACCAGTATTACGAAAATATTCCAGAAATA
This window encodes:
- the rlmD gene encoding 23S rRNA (uracil(1939)-C(5))-methyltransferase RlmD codes for the protein MSRKRKPLPILEKVEIEAVAAEGKCVAHVNDMVVFVPFVVPGDVVDLQVRKKRHSYCEATVVRMVQPSPIRIAPKCEHFGICGGCKWQNLPYKEQLTAKQQQVIDQLTRIGKVELPEILPILGSEKTEEYRNKLEFACSNKRWYTKEELEALPEGVGLAQGAIGFHITGAFDKIYPIEKCVLMDDYCNKVRNAIYNYALEHNLTFFDIREQHGLLRDIMMRNSNTGEWLVLVQFHYDEDGDEERAMNLMQFISDEFQEITSLLYVDNQKGNDTFNDLELTVFKGNDHIFELMEDLRFKVGAKSFYQTNTDQAYHLYSVARNFANLTGNELVYDLYTGTGTIANFVAKKAKKVIGIEYVPEAIEDAKVNSEINNIANTLFYAGDMKDILTEEFIKQHGRPDVIITDPPRAGMHADVVNVILGAHPQRIVYVSCNPATQARDLALLDKDYRVVAVQPVDMFPHTPHVENVVLLEAREK
- a CDS encoding porin; translated protein: MKKFFIVAAMALTISNASAQTAKWVNNVKLSGFGIAQYQFTDQENAKANSFNLRLGRVILDGKFFDDWAWKAQIQINGNTSTLGSSPRVLDLFTEWQKYTFFRVKIGQFKNPFTFENPISPTKQGFMGYSQVINKLSGFADRAGGHASNGRDIGVQIQGDFLKNSAGRNLLHYQVGVFNGQGINMKDVDEQKNIIGGVWVMPIEGMRIGWFGWTGSYARKGTWVDENGITQNGVRKLQQRRYAISAEYVANDWTFRSEYIHSTGEAFAKSLVNTNDAAAKDCTLSSNGNKAQGVYALVIAPIVKKKLYAKARYDMYQPSKGAEKQRTLCEVGLNYEFNQNVQLSSEYAHVHDRSLAKPDYSLVDVQLIFKF
- a CDS encoding ATP-binding protein gives rise to the protein MDAFFRTHAYLVEHNHAPVRRMLMDEIDWNDRMIGIKGTRGVGKTTFLLQYAKERFGANDRQCLYINMNNFYFQERGIADFAGDFYRGGGKVLLIDQVFKQPNWSGELRKCYDNYPELKIVFTGSSVMRLKEENPELNGIVKSYNLRGFSFREFLNYMSGHNFPTYSLDDIIKNHEQIAMQILPKVSPLKYFQDYIHHGYYPFFLENRNYSENLLKTMNMMTEVDILLIKQIELKYLTKIKTLFYLLALEGPKSPNISNLAKEINTSRATVMNYIKYLSDSRLINIIYPVGQEFPKKPAKVIMNNSNLIYAIYPIHVEQQDVMETFFVNALLSGHLVNEGSKQGNYIIDENKRFRICDAENTKMRLNNETIYARYNTEVGKDNKIPLWLFGFLY